In a single window of the Ruminococcus albus 7 = DSM 20455 genome:
- a CDS encoding peptidylprolyl isomerase translates to MTLRADKAPITCENFKKLVKEGFYDGLTFHRVVDDFMAQGGDPEGTGMGGSSETIKGEFSENGVENDLKHVRGTVSMARSSDPDSASSQFFICFTDCAFLDGQYAAFGEVSEGMEVVDGFTTVSRGYSQSSNPELSAPGTPITIIKAEMADPDADGNDRVKFTVKY, encoded by the coding sequence ATAACTCTCCGCGCTGACAAGGCTCCCATAACCTGTGAGAACTTTAAAAAGCTGGTAAAGGAAGGCTTCTATGACGGACTGACATTCCACCGCGTCGTTGATGACTTCATGGCACAGGGCGGAGATCCTGAGGGAACAGGCATGGGCGGTTCTTCTGAGACTATCAAGGGCGAGTTCAGCGAGAACGGTGTTGAGAATGATCTCAAGCACGTAAGAGGCACAGTATCCATGGCAAGATCAAGCGATCCTGACAGCGCTTCAAGCCAGTTCTTCATCTGCTTTACCGACTGCGCTTTCCTTGACGGACAGTATGCGGCTTTCGGTGAAGTAAGTGAGGGCATGGAAGTTGTTGACGGCTTCACTACCGTATCACGCGGTTACTCACAGTCTTCAAACCCTGAGCTTTCCGCACCCGGAACACCTATCACCATAATCAAGGCTGAAATGGCTGATCCTGATGCTGACGGAAATGACAGAGTAAAATTCACAGTTAAATACTGA
- a CDS encoding dockerin type I repeat-containing protein, with amino-acid sequence MQSNKKPITNRVISIAMSAAMTMTLLPSTAFTASAASAGSPKTVLSVSNTVIVQPIDVIIEDHSETGLATAAVSFDYIKAELIESDGEVLSELPVNTEDPNIVNANIPLSLAGRDLKLRVYYSETGYVDTEIFHVMAYRLINYSEWVVLSGQNKTATATYTAGFTPLHADVYVDGEFDRSCNVSGNTASVTMTENDADLNVLVRMYYGSGENDYVSASTYVSMAYDYEFVDSVFNTVIPENEHEAKVCGMLSFSCNKIKVFCGDKVVYASPANDYLTWAPVATISDEYIGQDLFMRAYYTNDYGYEGYVDSSPFRLVRANTNYHFTKQPNDIDVTNNQLSDLTWEVDFAPVMTEIIFESCMYTPLDEPTQNFIGAEEFMSDYGSGYYRVRTYYGSGDQDYIESSVFNCVAPEFTVQPVGGYVADGKKLKVEWKTNFKPIYLALYADDEFVKELDPASTSIELDGKDVNVYEISAKYSNNIGISSYSFSVIPTTKKIYTVTADKNVYLYNMTISSLSRTAEEGDEFYVYYLGERGEFVSWNSAASGVTFVDPKDIETSFFMPGKNVTIKYITSTSDHNGLRGDVNGDGSITVTDLSKAAALVKGKKTLSAEEAARADVNGDGSVTVSDISRIAAHIKGKKSIS; translated from the coding sequence ATGCAATCAAACAAAAAACCGATCACAAACCGCGTAATCAGCATAGCAATGTCAGCAGCCATGACGATGACCCTGCTGCCTTCAACGGCATTCACAGCTAGCGCTGCATCTGCCGGGTCTCCCAAAACAGTATTGTCGGTCTCCAACACCGTCATCGTGCAGCCCATTGATGTTATAATCGAAGATCATTCCGAGACAGGTCTGGCAACAGCTGCCGTATCCTTTGATTATATCAAGGCTGAGCTCATTGAGAGTGACGGAGAAGTTCTCTCCGAGCTGCCCGTTAATACCGAAGACCCCAACATCGTAAATGCAAATATACCTCTATCCCTTGCAGGCAGAGATCTTAAACTGAGGGTGTACTACTCCGAAACAGGGTATGTCGATACCGAGATATTCCATGTTATGGCATACAGGCTCATAAATTACTCCGAATGGGTAGTCCTCTCCGGTCAGAACAAAACAGCAACAGCCACATACACCGCAGGCTTCACTCCGCTCCACGCTGATGTATACGTAGACGGTGAATTCGACCGCAGCTGCAACGTCAGCGGAAATACCGCCAGTGTCACCATGACAGAAAACGATGCGGACTTGAACGTACTTGTGCGTATGTACTACGGCTCCGGCGAAAATGACTATGTCAGCGCTTCAACCTACGTATCAATGGCTTATGATTACGAGTTTGTAGATTCTGTATTCAACACCGTCATACCCGAAAACGAGCATGAAGCCAAGGTTTGCGGTATGCTGTCTTTCAGCTGCAATAAGATCAAGGTATTCTGCGGCGATAAAGTGGTCTATGCAAGCCCGGCAAACGATTATCTGACCTGGGCACCTGTTGCAACTATATCCGATGAGTACATCGGTCAGGATCTTTTCATGAGAGCCTACTATACAAACGATTACGGCTATGAGGGCTATGTGGATTCTTCCCCCTTCCGTTTAGTCAGGGCAAACACAAACTATCACTTCACCAAGCAGCCGAATGATATCGACGTAACAAATAACCAATTGTCCGATCTTACTTGGGAAGTTGACTTTGCCCCCGTCATGACCGAAATAATATTTGAAAGCTGTATGTATACACCTCTTGATGAACCCACACAGAACTTCATCGGTGCCGAAGAGTTCATGTCTGATTACGGATCCGGCTATTACAGGGTAAGGACATACTACGGATCAGGTGATCAGGATTATATCGAAAGCTCGGTATTCAATTGTGTCGCACCCGAATTCACTGTACAGCCCGTCGGCGGATACGTTGCTGACGGCAAGAAGCTGAAGGTAGAGTGGAAAACAAACTTCAAGCCTATATACCTTGCACTCTATGCAGACGATGAATTCGTAAAGGAACTTGACCCCGCTTCAACCTCGATCGAGCTTGACGGCAAAGACGTAAATGTATACGAGATCAGTGCGAAATACAGCAACAACATAGGCATAAGCAGCTACTCATTCAGTGTTATACCAACTACCAAGAAGATCTACACCGTGACAGCCGACAAGAACGTATATCTCTACAATATGACAATATCCTCATTGTCACGCACCGCCGAAGAAGGCGATGAATTCTATGTATACTACCTCGGTGAACGCGGAGAATTTGTCAGCTGGAACAGCGCTGCCTCAGGTGTCACCTTCGTAGACCCAAAAGACATCGAAACAAGCTTTTTCATGCCCGGTAAAAATGTCACTATCAAGTACATCACAAGTACATCCGATCATAACGGCCTCCGCGGCGATGTCAACGGCGACGGCAGCATAACCGTTACCGACCTCTCCAAGGCAGCGGCACTTGTAAAGGGCAAAAAGACTCTGTCAGCAGAAGAAGCTGCACGCGCAGATGTTAACGGCGACGGTTCTGTTACCGTTTCGGATATCTCAAGGATAGCTGCTCACATCAAAGGCAAAAAGTCTATCTCCTGA